A single region of the Triticum dicoccoides isolate Atlit2015 ecotype Zavitan chromosome 2B, WEW_v2.0, whole genome shotgun sequence genome encodes:
- the LOC119363790 gene encoding 60S ribosomal protein L5, mitochondrial-like, with translation MMFPLHFHYEDVLCQDLLLKLNHANVMEVPGLFEIRLVPKAASDFRIQLGKLAMEILCGQRFIQTQRGPYFQGGKSFRSNPFLGSEKDTGYVSDFTRQSVLRGHGMYHFLVRIFTVMSMLDSPVEIRENSIKFFMETEFCKFSPELEDHFEIFEHIQGFNVTIVTSANTKDETLLLWSGFLLKDEGETK, from the coding sequence ATGatgtttccactccattttcattacgAAGATGTACTATGTCAGGATCTGTTGCTCAAACTGAATCACGCCAATGTTATGGAAGTTCCTGGATTGTTTGAAATAAGATTAGTACCAAAAGCTGCCTCTGATTTCAGAATCCAATTAGGAAAATTGGCTATGGAGATTTTGTGCGGTCAGAGATTCATACAGACACAAAGGGGCCCCTATTTTCAAGGAGGAAAGTCGTTTCGATCCAATCCATTCTTGGGGTCCGAAAAAGACACTGGATATGTTAGTGACTTTACACGACAAAGCGTTCTCCGAGGGCATGGAATGTACCATTTTTTAGTCAGAATCTTTACAGTAATGTCTATGTTGGATTCTCCGGTCGAAATACGGGAAAACTCCATCAAATTCTTTATGGAAACGGAGTTTTGCAAATTCTCCCCGGAACTGGAAGATCATTTCGAGATCTTCGAGCATATTCAAGGGTTCAAtgtgactattgtcacttcggccaATACAAAAGATGAGACTTTACTACTGTGGAGCGGCTTTTTGCTAAAAGATGAAGGGGAAACTAAGTAA